The proteins below are encoded in one region of Lactuca sativa cultivar Salinas chromosome 3, Lsat_Salinas_v11, whole genome shotgun sequence:
- the LOC111896734 gene encoding phytosulfokine receptor 1 isoform X1: protein MVVLLEMWVLVIIVAVSLQSRVLLSSQNLTCNSDDVRGLRGFMNGLESPIDGWWPKFSSSFSSSSCCNWVGINCNSTSGPLPVSLFLLPHLEVVDLSGNRFNGVLPLNINLPALQVLDISDNAFGDSLPSGLCVNSTRIHVLIFAANYFNGTIPLEFGNCNFLEHLDVASNYLSGVIPKFLFTLPKLVELALHDNRFTDIEGIGNSTSHLVRLDISSNRFSRNIPDFFHRFPNLSYFSAHSNNLFGGIPPSLSHSPSISSLSLRNNSLDGKINFNCSAMVNLTSLDLASNNFSGTIPDALSSCQKLKALNLARNPILKGQIPQTFKNFPSLSYLSLSNCSLSNLSTALKVLQHCPNLSVLVLTMNFYNEQLPPDDDLQFKSLKALVIANSNLTGSIPPWLKGLTQLQLLDFSWNHMTGSIPGYLGNFKSLFYLDLSNNSFSGEIPKNLTRLESLISRDMSLKDPSPSFPFFKIRNMSARGSIAQYNQIMRFPPLLDLSYNHLTGPIWREFGNLKKLHVLDLKHNNLSGTIPGSLSGMRSIETLDLSFNSLTGTIPTSLVSLSFLSKFSVAYNNLTGTIPSGGQFPTFTNSTFEGNSGLCGDFFINCDKIQVPLQTPASENNQEDFAIILPVLTGFGAGFFVTVIALLVVPAIRDKSKRN, encoded by the exons ATGGTCGTTTTATTGGAGATGTGGGTACTTGTCATTATTGTTGCAGTTTCTCTTCAAAGTCGGGTTCTTTTGAGTTCACAGAATCTGACATGCAATTCTGATGATGTGAGAGGATTAAGGGGTTTCATGAATGGACTGGAATCGCCAATTGATGGGTGGTGGCCAaaattttcatcatccttttcatcTTCCAGTTGCTGCAACTGGGTCGGCATCAATTGTAATTCCACTTCTG GCCCTCTTCCCGTTTCCTTATTTCTTCTCCCCCATTTGGAAGTAGTTGATTTAAGTGGTAATAGATTCAATGGGGTTTTACCACTTAACATAAACCTGCCTGCACTTCAAGTATTAGACATATCTGATAATGCCTTTGGGGATTCACTTCCATCCGGTTTATGTGTTAACTCCACCAGAATTCACGTTCTTATATTTGCTGCGAATTACTTCAATGGAACTATTCCGCTTGAATTTGGGAATTGCAATTTCCTTGAGCATCTGGACGTGGCTTCCAATTATCTTTCAGGCGTCATACCCAAGTTCTTATTCACGTTACCTAAGTTGGTGGAATTGGCACTACATGATAACAGGTTCACCGACATAGAGGGAATTGGTAATTCCACTAGTCATCTGGTTCGTTTGGATATTTCATCCAACAGGTTCTCAAGAAATATACCCGATTTCTTCCATAGGTTTCCGAATTTAAGTTATTTCTCAGCTCATTCCAACAATCTGTTTGGTGGGATACCTCCATCATTGTCACATTCACCCTCCATTTCTTCCCTCAGCTTGAGAAACAATTCTTTGGATGGTAAAATCAATTTCAACTGCTCCGCCATGGTTAACCTTACCTCACTTGATCTGGCTTCTAATAACTTTTCGGGTACAATACCTGATGCTCTTTCATCTTGCCAAAAGTTAAAAGCTTTAAATCTTGCCAGGAACCCCATACTCAAAGGCCAAATCCCACAAACTTTTAAGAATTTCCCTTCTCTTTCTTACCTTTCACTTTCCAATTGTAGCCTCAGTAACCTGTCAACAGCTCTTAAAGTTCTCCAGCACTGCCCCAATCTATCTGTTTTGGTTCTTACTATGAACTTCTATAATGAACAGCTGCCACCTGATGATGATCTACAGTTCAAATCACTCAAAGCTCTAGTGATTGCCAATTCCAATCTCACTGGTAGCATTCCACCATGGCTAAAGGGTTTAACGCAGTTGCAGTTGCTGGATTTTTCTTGGAACCACATGACAGGATCGATCCCGGGGTATTTGGGTAATTTTAAGTCTCTCTTTTACTTGGACCTATCCAACAATTCCTTTTCAGGAGAGATACCCAAGAATCTAACACGATTAGAAAGCCTGATTTCAAGAGATATGTCATTAAAGGATCCGTCACCAAGTTTCCCGTTTTTTAAAATACGGAACATGAGCGCCAGAGGATCAATAGCGCAGTACAATCAGATCATGAGATTTCCACCGCTTTTAGACCTCAGTTACAACCACCTCACGGGCCCAATCTGGCGGGAGTTTGGGAACTTAAAAAAGCTACATGTTCTGGATCTGAAACACAACAATTTATCAGGTACGATTCCCGGTTCTTTATCAGGTATGAGGAGCATAGAGACGCTGGATCTTTCTTTTAACAGTCTCACAGGAACAATCCCTACGTCTCTGGTGAGCTTAAGTTTTTTGTCCAAATTCAGTGTTGCATACAATAATCTAACGGGAACGATTCCTTCTGGAGGTCAATTTCCAACATTTACAAACTCCACCTTTGAAGGAAACTCTGGTTTATGTGGCGATTTTTTCATCAACTGTGACAAAATTCAAGTCCCTTTGCAAACTCCTGCATCCGAGAACAACCAGGAAGACTTTGCCATTATTTTGCCTGTATTGACTGGGTTTGGAGCTGGTTTCTTTGTCACTGTCATCGCATTGCTTGTTGTTCCTGCAATTAGGGATAAAAGTAAAAGGAATTAA
- the LOC111896734 gene encoding phytosulfokine receptor 1 isoform X2: MVVLLEMWVLVIIVAVSLQSRVLLSSQNLTCNSDDVRGLRGFMNGLESPIDGWWPKFSSSFSSSSCCNWVGINCNSTSGRIVRLELPNHVLTGSVSDSFSNLNHLRTLNLSHNFLTGPLPVSLFLLPHLEVVDLSGNRFNGVLPLNINLPALQVLDISDNAFGDSLPSGLCVNSTRIHVLIFAANYFNGTIPLEFGNCNFLEHLDVASNYLSGVIPKFLFTLPKLVELALHDNRFTDIEGIGNSTSHLVRLDISSNRFSRNIPDFFHRFPNLSYFSAHSNNLFGGIPPSLSHSPSISSLSLRNNSLDGKINFNCSAMVNLTSLDLASNNFSGTIPDALSSCQKLKALNLARNPILKGQIPQTFKNFPSLSYLSLSNCSLSNLSTALKVLQHCPNLSVLVLTMNFYNEQLPPDDDLQFKSLKALVIANSNLTGSIPPWLKGLTQLQLLDFSWNHMTGSIPGYLGNFKSLFYLDLSNNSFSGEIPKNLTRLESLISRDMSLKDPSPSFPFFKIRNMSARGSIAQYNQIMRFPPLLDLSYNHLTGPIWREFGNLKKLHVLDLKHNNLSGTIPGSLSGMRSIETLDLSFNSLTGTIPTSLVNFQHLQTPPLKETLVYVAIFSSTVTKFKSLCKLLHPRTTRKTLPLFCLY; encoded by the exons ATGGTCGTTTTATTGGAGATGTGGGTACTTGTCATTATTGTTGCAGTTTCTCTTCAAAGTCGGGTTCTTTTGAGTTCACAGAATCTGACATGCAATTCTGATGATGTGAGAGGATTAAGGGGTTTCATGAATGGACTGGAATCGCCAATTGATGGGTGGTGGCCAaaattttcatcatccttttcatcTTCCAGTTGCTGCAACTGGGTCGGCATCAATTGTAATTCCACTTCTGGTAGGATTGTTAGATTAGAACTCCCGAATCACGTATTGACGGGGAGTGTCTCCGATTCATTTTCTAATTTAAATCATCTCCGGACACTGAATCTTTCACACAATTTTCTTACAGGCCCTCTTCCCGTTTCCTTATTTCTTCTCCCCCATTTGGAAGTAGTTGATTTAAGTGGTAATAGATTCAATGGGGTTTTACCACTTAACATAAACCTGCCTGCACTTCAAGTATTAGACATATCTGATAATGCCTTTGGGGATTCACTTCCATCCGGTTTATGTGTTAACTCCACCAGAATTCACGTTCTTATATTTGCTGCGAATTACTTCAATGGAACTATTCCGCTTGAATTTGGGAATTGCAATTTCCTTGAGCATCTGGACGTGGCTTCCAATTATCTTTCAGGCGTCATACCCAAGTTCTTATTCACGTTACCTAAGTTGGTGGAATTGGCACTACATGATAACAGGTTCACCGACATAGAGGGAATTGGTAATTCCACTAGTCATCTGGTTCGTTTGGATATTTCATCCAACAGGTTCTCAAGAAATATACCCGATTTCTTCCATAGGTTTCCGAATTTAAGTTATTTCTCAGCTCATTCCAACAATCTGTTTGGTGGGATACCTCCATCATTGTCACATTCACCCTCCATTTCTTCCCTCAGCTTGAGAAACAATTCTTTGGATGGTAAAATCAATTTCAACTGCTCCGCCATGGTTAACCTTACCTCACTTGATCTGGCTTCTAATAACTTTTCGGGTACAATACCTGATGCTCTTTCATCTTGCCAAAAGTTAAAAGCTTTAAATCTTGCCAGGAACCCCATACTCAAAGGCCAAATCCCACAAACTTTTAAGAATTTCCCTTCTCTTTCTTACCTTTCACTTTCCAATTGTAGCCTCAGTAACCTGTCAACAGCTCTTAAAGTTCTCCAGCACTGCCCCAATCTATCTGTTTTGGTTCTTACTATGAACTTCTATAATGAACAGCTGCCACCTGATGATGATCTACAGTTCAAATCACTCAAAGCTCTAGTGATTGCCAATTCCAATCTCACTGGTAGCATTCCACCATGGCTAAAGGGTTTAACGCAGTTGCAGTTGCTGGATTTTTCTTGGAACCACATGACAGGATCGATCCCGGGGTATTTGGGTAATTTTAAGTCTCTCTTTTACTTGGACCTATCCAACAATTCCTTTTCAGGAGAGATACCCAAGAATCTAACACGATTAGAAAGCCTGATTTCAAGAGATATGTCATTAAAGGATCCGTCACCAAGTTTCCCGTTTTTTAAAATACGGAACATGAGCGCCAGAGGATCAATAGCGCAGTACAATCAGATCATGAGATTTCCACCGCTTTTAGACCTCAGTTACAACCACCTCACGGGCCCAATCTGGCGGGAGTTTGGGAACTTAAAAAAGCTACATGTTCTGGATCTGAAACACAACAATTTATCAGGTACGATTCCCGGTTCTTTATCAGGTATGAGGAGCATAGAGACGCTGGATCTTTCTTTTAACAGTCTCACAGGAACAATCCCTACGTCTCTG GTCAATTTCCAACATTTACAAACTCCACCTTTGAAGGAAACTCTGGTTTATGTGGCGATTTTTTCATCAACTGTGACAAAATTCAAGTCCCTTTGCAAACTCCTGCATCCGAGAACAACCAGGAAGACTTTGCCATTATTTTGCCTGTATTGA
- the LOC111896737 gene encoding transcription factor bHLH90 has protein sequence MRALEWLRPVVETMAWDYCIVWQFGDDPSRYIEWTGCCCNGSRGVCRNVKEEIDATKQHFPQLCRDTYIKHSLKTKACEKLAKIPFHLPLYSGIHGEVAMSAQPAWIHDTFGTQVLIPVNGGLIELYTSKQVPRDEIVIELLTTQFNTFSAQHILNPKIEASPNVSYPWSEHSSLVSVDSTQVSPTQSDVNQPINLLGYDISGEAKEYAKTKQKTGKKHHQSNSLMAERNRRNRIKDGLFALRALVPKISKMDRASIVGDAIEYIKELQKNVQELEDELKGLEEDDLKSHEDEVEVCKQKRANQPSPVKKGHTKTEVKVEVHQIGAKEFLVKIVCGKKRGGFSRTMEIVDSLRLEVVDIHVTTCNGHVLNILKVEVKGKEVAAENLKDSLLKELGVLYAY, from the exons ATGAGGGCGTTAGAGTGGCTAAGACCTGTTGTAGAGACAATGGCATGGGACTACTGCATtgtttggcaatttggtgatgatcCTTCTag GTACATTGAGTGGACTGGTTGTTGTTGCAATGGTAGCCGAGGTGTTTGTAGAAATGTCAAAGAGGAAATTGATGCAACAAAGCAACATTTTCCTCAATTATGCAGAGATACTTACATCAAACACTCTTTGAAGACAAAAGCTTGCGAGAAACTAGCTAAGATTCCTTTTCATTTGCCACTCTATTCTGG GATCCATGGAGAAGTTGCAATGTCGGCTCAACCAGCTTGGATTCAT GATACTTTTGGAACCCAAGTTTTGATTCCTGTTAATGGTGGTCTGATTGAGCTCTACACATCCAAACAA GTCCCGAGAGATGAAATCGTGATAGAATTGCTTACGACACAATTCAATACCTTTTCTGCACAACACATTTTGAACCCAAAAATTGAAGCATCACCAAATGTTTCATACCCATGGAGTGAACATTCATCACTTGTTTCAGTGGATTCAACTCAAGTTTCACCTACTCAATCAGATGTTAATCAACCAATAAACCTGTTGGGCTATGATATTTCTGGGGAAGCAAAAGAATACGCAAAAACTAAACAGAAAACTGGGAAAAAACATCACCAATCAAATAGTCTTATGGCTGAAAGGAACCGAAGAAACCGAATCAAAGATGGTCTCTTTGCTCTACGCGCTTTAGTCCCCAAGATCTCAAAG ATGGATAGAGCTTCCATAGTTGGAGATGCAATCGAGTATATAAAAGAGCTGCAAAAGAATGTTCAAGAACTTGAAGATGAACTTAAGGGATTAGAAGAAGATGATTTAAAATCTCACGAAGACGAAGTAGAGGTCTGTAAACAAAAAAGAGCAAATCAACCCTCGCCTGTTAAAAAAGGGCATACTAAAACCGAG GTGAAAGTGGAAGTACATCAAATTGGGGCTAAAGAATTTTTGGTTAAAATTGTTTGTGGTAAAAAACGAGGGGGGTTTTCGAGGACTATGGAGATTGTTGACTCGTTGAGACTTGAAGTAGTTGATATCCACGTCACCACTTGTAATGGCCATGTCTTGAACATTCTGAAAGTAGAG GTAAAAGGAAAAGAGGTTGCAGCTGAGAATTTGAAAGATTCATTGCTAAAGGAATTGGGTGTCTTGTATGCTTATTAA
- the LOC111896722 gene encoding phytosulfokine receptor 1-like codes for MNVFGLCVTVIVFGISVEAQLNSTCNSNDSMVLKRFMNGMETAIDGWTSNSSNCCDWDGITCDSSGKVVKLELSRKRLVGTLADSLASLNQLRTLNLSRNLLKGNLPTSLFHLPHLEILDLSANEFSGSFPSSVNLPSIQLLDLSDNNLEGPIAPGLCINSTGVKELKLGVNYFNGEIPPEFENCSFLEHLCLDANLVSGIIPEYLFKLPRLLRLSLQDNNIIGQLHNTNPSNLVYFDVSLNLISGNLPDFFHTFPNLSYFAAHSNNLFGRIPPSLLNSGSITSLILRNNSLIGSIDINCSAMISLTFLDLADNKFLGTIPDNLPACPKLKMIDLGGNNLTGQIPESFKRFESLSYLSLSMCNLNNISGSLNVLQHCPNLTTLVLGGSFDNEEIPSDSNLQFKSLKTLVIPNCKLTGKIPNWLNGLTKLRILDLSWNQLNGPIPPFLGNLSSIVYLDLSNNFLDGMIPKTLTQLPGLRSRNISLEVSLDFPIFMRRAMNGKVLYYSYGIRFPPTLDLSNNFLTGEISPEFGNLKNLHILNLKYNELSGSIPENLANLSSIESIDLSHNDLCGEIPVSLVRLGMLSKFSVAYNNLTGIIPSGGQFSTFSSSNFEGNPGLCGEFVLNCREVEDLLEKQESEEEEEVTMIGLPVWTGFGTGFVLSVVLLVVVPRIRDTKRTDKFE; via the coding sequence ATGAATGTCTTTGGGTTATGTGTGACTGTTATAGTTTTCGGGATTTCAGTAGAAGCTCAGCTCAATTCCACCTGCAATTCGAATGATTCCATGGTATTGAAGCGTTTCATGAACGGAATGGAAACCGCCATTGACGGATGGACCTCGAATTCTTCCAATTGCTGTGATTGGGATGGTATTACTTGCGATTCCTCCGGTAAGGTTGTCAAATTGGAACTGTCAAGAAAAAGATTAGTCGGTACTTTGGCTGATTCATTGGCTAGTTTAAACCAACTTAGAACCCTAAATCTCTCTCGTAATCTACTCAAAGGCAATCTTCCCACTTCACTCTTTCACTTGCCTCATTTGGAAATTCTCGATCTGAGTGCCAATGAGTTTTCTGGATCGTTCCCATCAAGCGTAAACTTACCTTCGATCCAATTGTTAGACCTTTCCGATAATAACCTCGAAGGTCCAATCGCACCAGGCTTGTGCATCAACTCCActggagttaaggagcttaaattaGGGGTGAATTACTTTAATGGCGAGATCCCACCAGAATTTGAGAATTGTAGCTTCTTAGAACATCTTTGCCTAGATGCAAATCTCGTTTCTGGGATCATACCAGAATATCTGTTCAAGTTACCAAGATTGCTTCGATTATCTCTCCAAGATAACAATATAATCGGTCAGCTACACAATACTAATCCTTCAAATCTTGTTTACTTCGATGTTTCCTTGAATCTAATTTCAGGAAATCTACCTGATTTCTTTCATACATTTCCAAATTTAAGCTATTTCGCTGCTCATTCGAACAATCTTTTTGGTAGGATACCCCCGTCATTGTTGAATTCCGGAAGCATTACTTCGCTTATCTTAAGAAACAATTCGCTCATTGGTTCAATCGATATAAACTGCTCAGCAATGATAAGCCTTACGTTTCTTGATTTAGCCGATAACAAATTTCTGGGCACCATTCCTGATAATCTTCCCGCCTGCCCAAAATTAAAAATGATCGATCTTGGTGGGAACAATCTCACTGGACAAATCCCAGAAAGCTTCAAAAGATTCGAATCTTTATCTTATCTTTCACTCTCAATGTGCAACTTGAACAACATCTCTGGTTCCCTAAATGTTCTTCAACATTGCCCGAATCTAACCACCTTAGTCCTTGGTGGAAGCTTTGACAATGAAGAAATCCCATCTGATTCCAATCTACAATTCAAATCGCTCAAAACCCTCGTGATTCCAAACTGCAAACTCACCGGTAAAATCCCCAATTGGTTAAACGGATTAACAAAACTCAGGATCTTGGATTTGTCATGGAACCAATTAAACGGACCAATTCCACCCTTTTTAGGAAACTTATCATCTATCGTTTACCTTGATTTATCAAACAACTTTTTAGATGGAATgattccaaaaaccctaactcAATTACCGGGTCTCCGATCCCGTAACATTTCGTTAGAAGTTTCCCTCGACTTTCCTATATTTATGAGGCGTGCCATGAACGGGAAAGTTTTATATTACAGCTACGGAATTCGATTCCCGCCAACTTTAGATCTGAGCAACAACTTTCTGACCGGAGAAATCTCACCGGAGTTTGGGAATCTGAAAAACTTACATATTTTGAATCTAAAATATAACGAGTTATCGGGTAGTATTCCAGAAAATTTAGCGAATTTGAGCAGCATTGAGAGTATTGATTTGTCTCATAATGATTTGTGTGGGGAGATACCTGTATCTTTGGTGAGATTGGGGATGTTGTCCAAGTTTAGTGTCGCGTATAATAATCTTACAGGGATTATTCCTTCTGGAGGACAATTTTCGACCTTTTCAAGCTCTAACTTTGAAGGGAACCCGGGTTTATGTGGTGAATTTGTTTTAAACTGTCGCGAAGTTGAAGATCTGTTGGAAAAACAAGAatctgaggaggaggaggaagtgactATGATTGGTTTGCCTGTATGGACTGGTTTTGGAACTGGTTTTGTTTTGAGTGTTGTCTTATTGGTTGTTGTTCCAAGAATTAGGGATACTAAAAGAACCGATAAATTTGAGTAA